The Daucus carota subsp. sativus chromosome 7, DH1 v3.0, whole genome shotgun sequence genome window below encodes:
- the LOC108193770 gene encoding plasma membrane ATPase 4 has translation MANLEGIKNETVDLESIPVDEVFEQLKCTRQGLTSEEGQQRLQIFGPNKLEEKKESAFLKFLGFMWNPLSWVMEIAAIMAIALANGDDRPPDWQDFVGIVVLLFVNSTISFIEENNAGNAAAALMAGLAPKTKVLRDTKWSEQDAAILVPGDVISIKLGDIVPADARLLDGDPLKIDQSALTGESLPVNKNPGDEVFSGSTCKQGEIEAVVIATGVHTFFGKAAHLVDSTNNVGHFQMVLTAIGNFCIVSIAVGIIVEIVVMYPIQHRKYRDGIDNLLVLLIGGIPIAMPTVLSVTMAIGSHKLSEQGAITKRMTAIEEMAGMDVLCSDKTGTLTLNKLTVDKNLVEVFAKDMDKDTVLLYGARASRVENQDAIDACIVGMLSDPKEARAGINEIHFLPFNPVDKRTAITYTDSSDNWYRISKGAPEQIIELCNLKDDVSKRAHSIIDKFADRGLRSLAVAQQTIPEKNKDSPGGPWVFVGLLPLFDPPRHDSAETIRRALHLGVNVKMITGDQLAIGKETGRRLGMGTNMYPSSSLLGQHKDEAIAHLPVEELIETADGFAGVFPEHKYEIVKKLQERKHICGMTGDGVNDAPALKKADIGIAVADATDAARGASDIVLTEPGLSVIIHAVLTSRAIFQRMKNYTIYAVSITIRIVLGFMLIALIWKFDFSPFMVLIIAILNDGTIMTISKDKVKPSPLPDSWKLKEIFATGIVLGTYLAVMTVIFFYAAHDTDFFSDNFDVKSIRDKDHELISAVYLQVSIVSQALIFVTRSRSWSFVERPGFLLMGAFIIAQLIATFIAVYANWDFANIKGIGWGWAGIIWLYSIIFYIPLDLLKFLIAYTISGKGWNNLIDRRIAFTNKKDYGRGEREAQWALAQRTLHGLQPPNTSELFTDKTNYRELSEIAEQAKRRAEVARLRELHTLKGHVESVVKLKGLDMEGIQQHYTV, from the exons ATGGCAAACTTGGAAGGGATCAAGAATGAGACCGTTGATTTG GAAAGCATACCGGTCGACGAAGTGTTTGAACAGCTGAAATGTACAAGACAAGGTTTGACAAGTGAGGAAGGCCAGCAAAGACTGCAGATCTTTGGCCCCAATAAGCTTGAAGAGAAGAAG GAAAGTGCTTTTCTTAAATTTCTGGGGTTTATGTGGAATCCTCTGTCATGGGTTATGGAGATTGCTGCTATCATGGCCATTGCTTTAGCAAATGGAGAT GACCGTCCTCCGGATTGGCAAGATTTTGTTGGTATCGTGGTATTGCTTTTCGTCAATTCCACTATAAGTTTCATAGAAGAAAATAATGCAGGCAATGCTGCAGCAGCACTGATGGCAGGGCTTGCCCCTAAGACAAAG GTCTTGAGAGATACCAAGTGGAGTGAGCAGGATGCTGCAATACTTGTGCCTGGAGATGTAATAAGCATTAAGTTGGGAGACATAGTTCCAGCTGATGCTCGCCTCCTTGATGGTGATCCTCTAAAGATTGACCAGTCAGCACTCACCGGAGAAAGTCTGCCTGTAAATAAAAATCCTGGTGATGAAGTATTTTCAGGTTCAACTTGCAAACAAGGTGAGATTGAGGCTGTTGTAATTGCCACCGGAGTCCATACCTTCTTTGGGAAGGCTGCTCACCTTGTTGACAGCACTAATAATGTCGGCCACTTCCAGATG GTGCTAACAGCCATTGGTAACTTTTGCATAGTCTCTATTGCGGTGGGAATTATAGTAGAGATAGTTGTCATGTATCCTATTCAACATCGCAAATACAGGGATGGAATTGATAACCTGTTGGTTCTTCTCATTGGAGGCATTCCAATTGCCATGCCCACTGTGTTGTCAGTGACAATGGCTATTGGATCACATAAATTGTCAGAACAAGGTGCCATCACCAAGAGGATGACAGCTATTGAAGAAATGGCCGGAATGGATGTTCTTTGCAGTGACAAGACTGGGACTCTCACCCTTAACAAGCTTACTGTAGACAAAAACCTTGTTGAG GTATTTGCAAAAGATATGGACAAGGACACTGTACTTCTTTATGGGGCTAGGGCATCTAGGGTGGAGAACCAGGACGCCATTGATGCTTGTATTGTGGGAATGTTGAGTGATCCAAAAGag GCTAGGGCGGGGATCAATGAGATACATTTCCTGCCTTTTAACCCAGTAGACAAGCGCACAGCTATCACATACACTGACTCTAGTGACAATTGGTATCGAATTAGCAAAGGGGCACCTGAGCAG ATCATTGAACTTTGCAATCTTAAAGATGATGTTAGTAAGAGGGCCCATTCCATCATTGATAAGTTTGCTGATCGTGGTCTTCGCTCTTTGGCAGTGGCACAACAG ACAATACCTGAAAAGAATAAAGACAGTCCAGGAGGGCCATGGGTATTTGTGGGCCTTTTGCCTCTTTTTGATCCTCCAAGGCATGATAGTGCAGAAACCATTCGTCGCGCTCTCCATCTTGGCGTGAATGTTAAGATGATCACCGGAGACCAGCTAGCTATTGGGAAAGAGACTGGTCGCAGACTTGGCATGGGAACCAACATGTATCCGTCTTCATCACTCCTTGGCCAGCACAAAGATGAAGCCATTGCTCATCTCCCTGTTGAGGAGCTCATAGAGACAGCTGATGGTTTTGCTGGTGTTTTCCCTG AGCACAAGTATGAGATCGTGAAGAAGCTACAAGAGAGGAAACACATATGTGGCATGACAGGAGATGGTGTTAATGATGCCCCGGCTTTAAAGAAGGCTGACATCGGTATCGCTGTGGCTGATGCAACAGACGCTGCCCGTGGTGCATCGGACATAGTGTTGACAGAACCTGGATTGAGTGTGATTATTCATGCTGTATTAACAAGCAGGGCCATCTTCCAGAGGATGAAAAATTATACCATATATGCTGTGTCCATCACAATCCGTATCGTGCTAGGGTTCATGTTGATTGCACTTATCTGGAAGTTTGATTTCTCTCCTTTCATGGTTTTAATCATTGCCATTCTGAATGATGGTACCATAATGACCATTTCAAAAGACAAGGTGAAACCGTCCCCGTTGCCTGATTCATGGAAACTGAAGGAGATTTTTGCCACTGGTATTGTTCTGGGAACTTATCTAGCTGTGATGACTGTCATATTCTTCTATGCTGCTCATGATACAGACTTCTTCTCT GACAACTTCGATGTAAAGTCAATCAGGGACAAGGACCATGAACTTATATCGGCAGTTTACCTTCAAGTAAGTATTGTGAGCCAAGCTCTAATTTTTGTTACTCGATCTCGGAGCTGGTCATTCGTGGAACGTCCTGGCTTTCTGCTTATGGGTGCATTCATAATAGCACAACTG ATTGCCACGTTCATTGCTGTCTATGCAAATTGGGACTTCGCCAATATTAAAGGTATTGGCTGGGGATGGGCTGGGATCATTTGGCTTTACAGTATCATTTTCTACATCCCTCTGGATCTCCTCAAATTTTTGATTGCATATACCATTAGTGGAAAGGGATGGAATAATCTGATCGATAGGAGG ATTGCATTTACAAACAAAAAGGACTATGGGCGAGGTGAAAGAGAGGCTCAGTGGGCTCTGGCTCAGCGCACACTGCACGGCCTTCAGCCTCCAAATACCTCAGAGCTATTTACTGACAAGACTAATTATAGAGAACTCTCTGAAATCGCTGAACAAGCCAAAAGACGTGCTGAGGTTGCCAG GCTAAGGGAACTTCATACGCTAAAGGGGCACGTTGAATCGGTGGTGAAGCTCAAAGGTCTTGATATGGAGGGCATCCAGCAACACTACACTGTTTAA
- the LOC108196365 gene encoding plasma membrane ATPase 4 isoform X1, protein MADLEGIKNETVDLESIPVDEVFEQLKCTRQGLTSEEGQQRLQIFGPNKLEEKKESALLKFLGFMWNPLSWVMEIAAIMAIGLANGDDRPPDWQDFVGIVVLLFVNSTISFIEENNAGNAAAALMAGLAPKTKVLRDTKWSEQDASILVPGDVISIKLGDIVPADARLLDGDPLKIDQSALTGESLPVNKNPGDEVFSGSTCKQGEIEAVVIATGVHTFFGKAAHLVDSTNNVGHFQMVLTAIGNFCIVSIAVGIIAEIIVMYPIQHRKYRDGIDNMLVLLIGGIPIAMPTVLSVTMAIGSHKLSEQGAITKRMTAIEEMAGMDVLCSDKTGTLTLNKLTVDKNLVEVFAKDMDKDTVLLYGARASRVENQDAIDACIVGMLSDPKEARAGITEIHFLPFNPVEKRTAITYYDSAGNWFRISKGAPEQIIELCNLKDDVSKRAHSIIDKFADRGLRSLAVAQQTIPEKNKDSPGDPWVFVGLLPLFDPPRHDSAETIRRALHLGVNVKMITGDQLAIGKETGRRLGMGTNMYPSSSLLGQNKDPAIAHLPVEELIETADGFAGVFPEHKYEIVKKLQERKHICGMTGDGVNDAPALKKADIGIAVADATDAARGASDIVLTEPGLSVIIHAVLTSRAIFQRMKNYTIYAVSITIRIVLGFMLIALIWKFDFSPFMVLIIAILNDGTIMTISKDKVKPSPLPDSWKLKEIFATGIVLGTYLAVMTVIFFYAAHDTDFFSDTFNVRSIRDKDHELVSAVYLQVSIVSQALIFVTRSRSWSFVERPGFLLMGAFIIAQLIATFIAVYANWDFANIHGVGWGWAGVIWLYSVIFYIPLDLFKFLIRYAISGKGWNNLIDRRIAFTNKKDYGRGEREAQWALAQRTLHGLQPPNTSELFTDKTNYRELSEIAEQAKRRAEVARLRELHTLKGHVESVVKLKGLDMEGIQQHYTV, encoded by the exons ATGGCGGATTTGGAAGGGATTAAGAACGAGACCGTTGATTTG GAAAGCATACCAGTCGACGAAGTGTTTGAACAGCTGAAATGTACAAGACAAGGATTGACAAGCGAGGAAGGCCAGCAGAGACTACAAATCTTTGGCCCCAATAAGCTTGAAGAGAAGAAG GAAAGTGCTCTTCTCAAATTTTTGGGATTTATGTGGAATCCCCTGTCATGGGTTATGGAGATTGCTGCTATCATGGCTATTGGATTAGCAAATGGAGAT GACCGTCCTCCAGATTGGCAAGATTTTGTTGGTATTGTGGTGTTGCTTTTTGTCAACTCCACTATAAGTTTCATTGAAGAAAATAATGCAGGCAATGCTGCAGCAGCACTGATGGCAGGCCTTGCCCCTAAGACAAAG GTCTTGAGAGATACTAAGTGGAGTGAGCAGGACGCTTCAATACTTGTGCCTGGAGATGTTATAAGCATTAAGTTGGGAGACATAGTACCAGCTGATGCACGCCTCCTCGATGGTGATCCTCTAAAGATTGACCAGTCAGCACTCACCGGAGAAAGTCTGCCTGTAAATAAAAATCCTGGTGATGAAGTCTTCTCAGGTTCAACTTGCAAACAAGGGGAGATTGAGGCTGTTGTAATTGCCACTGGAGTCCATACCTTTTTTGGGAAGGCTGCTCACCTTGTTGATAGCACTAATAATGTGGGCCACTTCCAGATG GTGTTAACAGCGATTGGTAATTTTTGCATAGTCTCCATTGCTGTGGGAATCATAGCAGAGATTATTGTCATGTATCCTATTCAACATCGCAAATACAGGGATGGAATTGATAACATGTTGGTTCTTCTCATTGGAGGCATTCCAATTGCCATGCCCACTGTGTTGTCAGTGACAATGGCTATTGGATCACACAAATTGTCAGAACAAGGAGCCATCACCAAGAGGATGACGGCTATTGAAGAAATGGCTGGCATGGATGTTCTTTGCAGTGATAAGACTGGTACTCTCACCCTTAACAAGCTTACAGTAGACAAGAATCTTGTTGAG GTATTTGCAAAGGATATGGACAAGGACACTGTACTTCTTTACGGGGCTAGGGCCTCTAGGGTGGAGAACCAGGACGCCATAGATGCTTGTATTGTAGGAATGTTGAGTGATCCGAAAGAG GCTAGAGCGGGGATCACTGAGATACATTTCCTGCCTTTTAACCCGGTAGAGAAACGCACAGCTATCACATACTACGACTCTGCTGGAAATTGGTTTCGAATCAGCAAAGGGGCACCTGAGCAG ATCATTGAACTTTGCAATCTTAAAGATGATGTTAGTAAGAGGGCCCATTCCATCATTGATAAGTTTGCTGATCGTGGTCTTCGCTCTTTGGCTGTGGCACAACAG ACAATACCTGAAAAGAACAAAGACAGTCCAGGAGATCCATGGGTATTTGTGGGCCTTTTGCCTCTTTTTGATCCTCCAAGGCATGATAGTGCAGAGACCATTCGTCGTGCTCTCCACCTTGGCGTGAATGTTAAGATGATCACCGGAGACCAGCTAGCTATTGGGAAAGAGACTGGTCGCAGACTTGGCATGGGAACCAACATGTATCCGTCTTCATCACTCCTTGGCCAGAACAAAGATCCAGCCATTGCTCATCTCCCTGTTGAGGAGCTCATAGAGACAGCTGATGGTTTTGCTGGTGTCTTCCCTG AGCACAAGTATGAGATTGTGAAGAAGCTACAAGAGAGAAAACACATATGTGGCATGACAGGAGATGGTGTTAATGATGCACCGGCTTTAAAGAAGGCTGACATCGGTATTGCTGTGGCTGATGCAACTGACGCTGCCCGTGGTGCATCTGACATAGTGTTGACAGAACCTGGATTGAGTGTGATTATTCATGCTGTATTAACAAGCAGGGCCATCTTCCAGAGGATGAAAAATTATACCATATATGCTGTGTCCATCACAATCCGTATCGTGCTAGGTTTCATGTTGATAGCACTTATCTGGAAGTTTGATTTCTCCCCTTTCATGGTTTTAATCATTGCCATTTTGAATGATGGAACCATAATGACCATTTCAAAAGACAAGGTGAAACCGTCCCCATTGCCTGATTCATGGAAACTGAAGGAGATTTTTGCCACTGGTATTGTTCTGGGAACTTATCTAGCTGTGATGACTGTCATATTCTTCTATGCTGCTCACGATACAGACTTCTTCTCT GACACTTTTAATGTAAGGTCAATCAGGGACAAGGACCATGAACTTGTATCAGCAGTTTACCTTCAAGTAAGTATTGTGAGCCAAGCTCTAATTTTTGTTACTCGATCTCGGAGCTGGTCATTCGTGGAACGTCCTGGTTTTCTGCTTATGGGTGCGTTCATAATAGCACAACTG ATTGCCACATTTATTGCTGTCTATGCTAATTGGGACTTTGCCAACATTCATGGTGTCGGTTGGGGATGGGCCGGAGTCATTTGGCTTTACAGTGTTATTTTCTACATCCCGTTGGATctctttaaatttttaatcCGATACGCCATTAGTGGAAAGGGATGGAATAATCTGATCGATAGGAGG ATTGCATTTACAAACAAAAAGGACTATGGGCGAGGCGAAAGAGAGGCTCAGTGGGCTCTGGCTCAGCGCACTCTGCACGGCCTTCAGCCTCCTAATACCTCAGAGCTATTTACTGACAAGACTAATTATAGAGAACTCTCTGAAATCGCTGAACAAGCCAAGAGGCGCGCTGAGGTTGCCAG GCTAAGGGAACTCCATACGCTTAAGGGGCACGTCGAATCGGTGGTGAAGCTCAAGGGTCTTGATATGGAGGGCATCCAGCAACACTACACTGTTTAA
- the LOC108196365 gene encoding ATPase 9, plasma membrane-type isoform X2: MWNPLSWVMEIAAIMAIGLANGDDRPPDWQDFVGIVVLLFVNSTISFIEENNAGNAAAALMAGLAPKTKVLRDTKWSEQDASILVPGDVISIKLGDIVPADARLLDGDPLKIDQSALTGESLPVNKNPGDEVFSGSTCKQGEIEAVVIATGVHTFFGKAAHLVDSTNNVGHFQMVLTAIGNFCIVSIAVGIIAEIIVMYPIQHRKYRDGIDNMLVLLIGGIPIAMPTVLSVTMAIGSHKLSEQGAITKRMTAIEEMAGMDVLCSDKTGTLTLNKLTVDKNLVEVFAKDMDKDTVLLYGARASRVENQDAIDACIVGMLSDPKEARAGITEIHFLPFNPVEKRTAITYYDSAGNWFRISKGAPEQIIELCNLKDDVSKRAHSIIDKFADRGLRSLAVAQQTIPEKNKDSPGDPWVFVGLLPLFDPPRHDSAETIRRALHLGVNVKMITGDQLAIGKETGRRLGMGTNMYPSSSLLGQNKDPAIAHLPVEELIETADGFAGVFPEHKYEIVKKLQERKHICGMTGDGVNDAPALKKADIGIAVADATDAARGASDIVLTEPGLSVIIHAVLTSRAIFQRMKNYTIYAVSITIRIVLGFMLIALIWKFDFSPFMVLIIAILNDGTIMTISKDKVKPSPLPDSWKLKEIFATGIVLGTYLAVMTVIFFYAAHDTDFFSDTFNVRSIRDKDHELVSAVYLQVSIVSQALIFVTRSRSWSFVERPGFLLMGAFIIAQLIATFIAVYANWDFANIHGVGWGWAGVIWLYSVIFYIPLDLFKFLIRYAISGKGWNNLIDRRIAFTNKKDYGRGEREAQWALAQRTLHGLQPPNTSELFTDKTNYRELSEIAEQAKRRAEVARLRELHTLKGHVESVVKLKGLDMEGIQQHYTV; the protein is encoded by the exons ATGTGGAATCCCCTGTCATGGGTTATGGAGATTGCTGCTATCATGGCTATTGGATTAGCAAATGGAGAT GACCGTCCTCCAGATTGGCAAGATTTTGTTGGTATTGTGGTGTTGCTTTTTGTCAACTCCACTATAAGTTTCATTGAAGAAAATAATGCAGGCAATGCTGCAGCAGCACTGATGGCAGGCCTTGCCCCTAAGACAAAG GTCTTGAGAGATACTAAGTGGAGTGAGCAGGACGCTTCAATACTTGTGCCTGGAGATGTTATAAGCATTAAGTTGGGAGACATAGTACCAGCTGATGCACGCCTCCTCGATGGTGATCCTCTAAAGATTGACCAGTCAGCACTCACCGGAGAAAGTCTGCCTGTAAATAAAAATCCTGGTGATGAAGTCTTCTCAGGTTCAACTTGCAAACAAGGGGAGATTGAGGCTGTTGTAATTGCCACTGGAGTCCATACCTTTTTTGGGAAGGCTGCTCACCTTGTTGATAGCACTAATAATGTGGGCCACTTCCAGATG GTGTTAACAGCGATTGGTAATTTTTGCATAGTCTCCATTGCTGTGGGAATCATAGCAGAGATTATTGTCATGTATCCTATTCAACATCGCAAATACAGGGATGGAATTGATAACATGTTGGTTCTTCTCATTGGAGGCATTCCAATTGCCATGCCCACTGTGTTGTCAGTGACAATGGCTATTGGATCACACAAATTGTCAGAACAAGGAGCCATCACCAAGAGGATGACGGCTATTGAAGAAATGGCTGGCATGGATGTTCTTTGCAGTGATAAGACTGGTACTCTCACCCTTAACAAGCTTACAGTAGACAAGAATCTTGTTGAG GTATTTGCAAAGGATATGGACAAGGACACTGTACTTCTTTACGGGGCTAGGGCCTCTAGGGTGGAGAACCAGGACGCCATAGATGCTTGTATTGTAGGAATGTTGAGTGATCCGAAAGAG GCTAGAGCGGGGATCACTGAGATACATTTCCTGCCTTTTAACCCGGTAGAGAAACGCACAGCTATCACATACTACGACTCTGCTGGAAATTGGTTTCGAATCAGCAAAGGGGCACCTGAGCAG ATCATTGAACTTTGCAATCTTAAAGATGATGTTAGTAAGAGGGCCCATTCCATCATTGATAAGTTTGCTGATCGTGGTCTTCGCTCTTTGGCTGTGGCACAACAG ACAATACCTGAAAAGAACAAAGACAGTCCAGGAGATCCATGGGTATTTGTGGGCCTTTTGCCTCTTTTTGATCCTCCAAGGCATGATAGTGCAGAGACCATTCGTCGTGCTCTCCACCTTGGCGTGAATGTTAAGATGATCACCGGAGACCAGCTAGCTATTGGGAAAGAGACTGGTCGCAGACTTGGCATGGGAACCAACATGTATCCGTCTTCATCACTCCTTGGCCAGAACAAAGATCCAGCCATTGCTCATCTCCCTGTTGAGGAGCTCATAGAGACAGCTGATGGTTTTGCTGGTGTCTTCCCTG AGCACAAGTATGAGATTGTGAAGAAGCTACAAGAGAGAAAACACATATGTGGCATGACAGGAGATGGTGTTAATGATGCACCGGCTTTAAAGAAGGCTGACATCGGTATTGCTGTGGCTGATGCAACTGACGCTGCCCGTGGTGCATCTGACATAGTGTTGACAGAACCTGGATTGAGTGTGATTATTCATGCTGTATTAACAAGCAGGGCCATCTTCCAGAGGATGAAAAATTATACCATATATGCTGTGTCCATCACAATCCGTATCGTGCTAGGTTTCATGTTGATAGCACTTATCTGGAAGTTTGATTTCTCCCCTTTCATGGTTTTAATCATTGCCATTTTGAATGATGGAACCATAATGACCATTTCAAAAGACAAGGTGAAACCGTCCCCATTGCCTGATTCATGGAAACTGAAGGAGATTTTTGCCACTGGTATTGTTCTGGGAACTTATCTAGCTGTGATGACTGTCATATTCTTCTATGCTGCTCACGATACAGACTTCTTCTCT GACACTTTTAATGTAAGGTCAATCAGGGACAAGGACCATGAACTTGTATCAGCAGTTTACCTTCAAGTAAGTATTGTGAGCCAAGCTCTAATTTTTGTTACTCGATCTCGGAGCTGGTCATTCGTGGAACGTCCTGGTTTTCTGCTTATGGGTGCGTTCATAATAGCACAACTG ATTGCCACATTTATTGCTGTCTATGCTAATTGGGACTTTGCCAACATTCATGGTGTCGGTTGGGGATGGGCCGGAGTCATTTGGCTTTACAGTGTTATTTTCTACATCCCGTTGGATctctttaaatttttaatcCGATACGCCATTAGTGGAAAGGGATGGAATAATCTGATCGATAGGAGG ATTGCATTTACAAACAAAAAGGACTATGGGCGAGGCGAAAGAGAGGCTCAGTGGGCTCTGGCTCAGCGCACTCTGCACGGCCTTCAGCCTCCTAATACCTCAGAGCTATTTACTGACAAGACTAATTATAGAGAACTCTCTGAAATCGCTGAACAAGCCAAGAGGCGCGCTGAGGTTGCCAG GCTAAGGGAACTCCATACGCTTAAGGGGCACGTCGAATCGGTGGTGAAGCTCAAGGGTCTTGATATGGAGGGCATCCAGCAACACTACACTGTTTAA
- the LOC108195212 gene encoding ethylene-responsive transcription factor ERF003, with protein MVRPQQRYRGVRQRHWGSWVSEIRHPILKTRIWLGTFETAEDAARAYDEAARLMCGLRARTNFVYNASNEIHSSRKFLSATLRAKLQKCHTTSLQMARAPVKREAEEAHSTCSSIKSGEMGVSHSAIKVDTSECQGENVQQFKSPEEEYIEQMIQELLDYGPVELCSVIGS; from the exons ATGGTTCGACCTCAACAGAGATACAGGGGAGTTCGCCAGAGGCATTGGGGCTCTTGGGTCTCCGAAATTCGCCACCCTATACT GAAAACAAGAATCTGGCTCGGCACATTCGAGACAGCCGAGGATGCAGCACGAGCATACGACGAGGCTGCGCGCCTCATGTGTGGACTAAGAGCACGTACTAACTTCGTATACAATGCCTCAAATGAGATTCATTCATCAAGGAAGTTTCTATCTGCTACATTAAGAGCTAAGTTACAAAAATGTCACACCACGTCGCTGCAAATGGCGAGAGCACCCGTGAAAAGAGAGGCCGAGGAAGCTCATTCCACTTGTTCGAGCATCAAAAGTGGCGAAATGGGAGTTAGCCACTCTGCGATCAAGGTGGATACTAGTGAGTGTCAAGGGGAGAATGTTCAACAGTTCAAGTCACCAGAAGAGGAATATATAGAACAGATGATCCAGGAATTGCTGGATTATGGACCTGTTGAGCTTTGTTCTGTAATTGGTAGTTAG